The genomic window CTTCAGCCTCTCGGCGTCCGAGGGCGTCCTCGACGCCTGCGCCGCGCTGATGCGCGAGCATCCCGGCGTGCGCTTCACCAGCCATGTCAACGAGAACACCCGCGAGATCGAGGTCGTCCGCGAACTGTTCCCCGGCGCGCGCGACTACCTCGACACCTACGAGCGCGCCGGACTCATCGGGCGCCACAGCGTCCTGGCTCACAACGTGCACCCCAGCGACCGCGAACTGGGCGTCATGGCCGCCGCGCGCTGCACGGCCGCGCACTGCCCGTGCAGCAACTCCGCGCTCGGCAGTGGGTTCTTCCCACTGCGCCGCCACCTCGATGCGGGCGTTCACGTGGCCCTGGGCAGTGACGTGGGCGGCGGCACCGGCTTCAGCCTCCTCAAGGAGGGCCTGCAGGCGCATTTCATGCAGAACCTCATGCCGGGCGGCGTGCCCCTGAGCCCCGCGCACCTGCTGTACCTCGCCACGAAGGCCGGAGCCGACGCGCTGGACCTGCTCGACGTCGGCGCGTTCGAGCCGGGCCAGCAGTTCGACGCCCTGCACCTCGCGCCCGCGCCCGGCACGCCGCTGGACGCCGTGTTCCGTCACGCCGCCAGCCCCGAGCGGGCCCTGGCCGCCGCGTTCGCCACCGGCACGCCCGGTGACGTCGCGCAGGTGTGGATCGGCGGGCAGGTCGCGCACACCCGCGCCTGACGGCCACCGGGCCGCACCGGCCCCTCCGGGGGCATGGTGCCCGGCCAGAGGGTGTGTCACAGTGAATGTCCGATGAGACCGAAGCTGCACACGGTCCTCGCCCTGGCGTTCGCCGGGGCGATCCTGCTGTTCGGCAGCGTCACCCTGATCCTCCTGGACCGGCTGGCCAGCGCCGCCCTGGCGCAGCGCACGCAGGCGGCGCTGCTGGGTCAGGCGCAGCAGCTCAGCGCCCAGCTGGACGCCGGCCTGACCGAACGACTGCGCGACCTCACGCAGCTCAGCCGCCTGCTCGGTGACCGCGCCGCGCCCCGGCGCCCGCTGCTGGACAGCCTCAAGTCGGCGTTCCCCAGTTACGCCT from Deinococcus sedimenti includes these protein-coding regions:
- the guaD gene encoding guanine deaminase, coding for MTTLYRATFLHTPENPFTHADALRAESDGGLLVEGGVIRARGAFADLRAAHPDAPVTDLRGGLLLPGFIDTHVHLPQVRVIGGLGLPLLDWLDQCALPEEARMADVAYARGVARDFTRGLLGAGTTTALVFGSHFAGAVDAFFEEAAQTGLRAVAGLVVSDRLLRDELHTTPERAYAEGKALIERWHGVGRNLYAVTPRFSLSASEGVLDACAALMREHPGVRFTSHVNENTREIEVVRELFPGARDYLDTYERAGLIGRHSVLAHNVHPSDRELGVMAAARCTAAHCPCSNSALGSGFFPLRRHLDAGVHVALGSDVGGGTGFSLLKEGLQAHFMQNLMPGGVPLSPAHLLYLATKAGADALDLLDVGAFEPGQQFDALHLAPAPGTPLDAVFRHAASPERALAAAFATGTPGDVAQVWIGGQVAHTRA